One Ignavibacterium album JCM 16511 genomic region harbors:
- a CDS encoding PLP-dependent cysteine synthase family protein, with amino-acid sequence MRNKKYDNILETIGRTPIVCLKNISKGTKASIWAKLEYLNPGGSIKDRIAKYMIEKAEKEGKIKPGDTIIENSSGNTAMGLAIICRHKGYKLKIVIRDTTSKEKIKMLEILGVEVIKVDASLPPEHPESYNNYAQTLCKNDPKLFYIDQHNNLDNNEAHYFTTGPEIWEQMDGKIDYFVSGVGTGGTLIGAGKFLKEKNPNIKLIGVDPIGSVFYDWFKYKKLIHPSRYKIEGIGDEFLIKTAQLEYLDDMIQVEDKKAFGWARKLAFEEGILSGGSTGANIFAAVHLAREIDKEVNIVTVVCDSGYKYFSTLYNDDWLEKIT; translated from the coding sequence ATGAGAAATAAAAAATATGATAATATTCTCGAAACAATTGGAAGAACTCCGATTGTCTGTTTGAAAAATATATCAAAAGGAACAAAAGCCAGCATCTGGGCAAAGCTAGAGTATCTGAATCCGGGAGGCAGCATTAAAGACCGAATCGCGAAGTATATGATTGAGAAAGCCGAGAAAGAAGGCAAAATTAAACCCGGTGATACAATTATTGAAAATTCGTCCGGCAATACAGCAATGGGCCTTGCTATCATTTGTCGCCACAAAGGTTACAAACTCAAAATTGTAATTCGGGATACAACGAGCAAGGAAAAAATTAAAATGCTTGAAATTCTTGGTGTCGAAGTAATAAAGGTTGATGCATCCCTGCCGCCGGAACATCCGGAATCATATAATAATTATGCTCAGACATTATGCAAAAATGATCCTAAATTGTTTTACATAGATCAACATAATAATCTTGATAATAACGAAGCACATTATTTTACTACCGGACCGGAAATCTGGGAACAAATGGATGGTAAAATTGATTATTTTGTCTCTGGCGTCGGAACTGGCGGAACATTAATTGGCGCAGGTAAATTTCTCAAAGAAAAAAATCCAAATATTAAGTTAATTGGAGTCGATCCGATTGGTTCAGTATTTTATGATTGGTTTAAATATAAAAAGTTGATTCATCCGTCCAGATATAAAATTGAGGGGATTGGTGATGAATTTCTGATAAAAACTGCACAGCTTGAGTATCTTGATGATATGATTCAGGTAGAAGATAAGAAAGCATTTGGCTGGGCACGAAAGCTTGCCTTTGAAGAAGGAATTCTATCAGGTGGTTCAACTGGTGCAAATATTTTTGCTGCGGTTCATCTTGCCAGAGAAATCGACAAAGAAGTAAACATAGTTACTGTAGTCTGTGACTCCGGCTATAAGTATTTCAGTACTTTGTATAATGATGACTGGCTTGAGAAGATTACCTGA
- the fmt gene encoding methionyl-tRNA formyltransferase, with the protein MKIVFMGTPDFAIPSLKAVYHSNHQLIGVVTTPDKERGRGQKVTFTPVKKFAVEHNIPVYQPEKLKDNSEFIEQLKNLQPDLFVVVAFRILPKEIFEIPKYGSFNLHASLLPKYRGAAPIQWALINGETETGLTTFRLAEQVDTGNIYLQLKVQIHPEDNFGTLHDRLSELGAEVVIKTIDLIESGNYQLLPQDDSLASPAPKITKEICMIEWNKPAEEIHNLVRGLSPYPAAFFIHNKKVIKVYRTEIVKDMHLKLSEFHQTKKELIVGCGKDAIKILEIQLEGKKRMSTEEFLRGYSFIKGSDEK; encoded by the coding sequence ATGAAAATTGTTTTTATGGGCACACCTGACTTTGCGATTCCTTCGCTTAAAGCTGTTTATCATAGTAACCATCAATTGATTGGTGTTGTAACTACACCCGATAAAGAAAGAGGAAGGGGACAAAAAGTAACCTTTACTCCGGTTAAGAAATTTGCAGTTGAACATAACATTCCAGTTTATCAACCGGAAAAACTTAAAGATAATTCTGAGTTTATTGAGCAGTTGAAGAATCTTCAACCCGATCTGTTTGTTGTTGTTGCATTCAGAATTTTACCAAAAGAAATTTTTGAAATTCCGAAATACGGTTCGTTCAATCTTCATGCTTCTTTGCTTCCGAAATATCGTGGTGCTGCTCCGATTCAGTGGGCACTTATAAACGGAGAAACTGAAACGGGGTTGACTACTTTCAGGTTAGCAGAGCAGGTAGATACAGGAAATATTTATCTTCAGTTAAAAGTGCAAATTCATCCTGAAGATAATTTCGGAACACTGCACGACAGATTGAGTGAACTCGGTGCTGAAGTCGTAATAAAAACTATTGATTTAATAGAAAGCGGAAATTACCAGCTTCTTCCGCAGGATGATTCTCTTGCTTCTCCCGCACCAAAAATCACAAAAGAGATTTGTATGATTGAATGGAATAAACCTGCCGAAGAAATTCATAATCTTGTTAGAGGACTTTCTCCTTATCCTGCTGCATTCTTTATTCATAATAAAAAAGTAATTAAAGTTTACAGGACGGAAATTGTAAAGGATATGCATTTAAAACTTTCTGAATTTCATCAAACCAAAAAGGAATTAATTGTAGGTTGTGGAAAAGATGCAATAAAAATTCTCGAAATCCAGCTGGAAGGAAAGAAGCGAATGAGTACTGAAGAATTTCTGAGAGGATATAGTTTTATAAAGGGAAGTGATGAGAAATAA
- a CDS encoding aminopeptidase, with protein MKRKLTKLDSACVIAIRDCMGTKPEEKILVITDEQKREIGLALHENAIRLGYYSLLVEMKSGKINGDEPPAEVAELMKQFDVVFCPTAKSLTHTNARRTASAKGVRVATFPGITKEVMIRGMNANYKNIAALSIKLKEILEKGKLIRVTAPAGTDISFSIEGRTAYASKGLFHAKGESGNLPTGETFLAPVEGTANGVFVVDGSMAGLGLIKNANIRIEVENGYATKISGGTLARRLKQQLDAVGREAYNIAEFGIGTNDSAKLSGVLLEDEKVMGTIHIALGNNVSMGGNVNVPIHLDGVVKKPTVWLDDKLLMKDGKLLIK; from the coding sequence ATGAAAAGAAAATTAACAAAACTTGATAGTGCTTGTGTTATAGCAATCAGGGATTGTATGGGCACTAAACCAGAAGAAAAAATATTGGTTATTACAGATGAACAAAAGAGAGAAATCGGATTAGCACTGCATGAGAATGCAATCAGATTAGGATATTATTCTTTGCTTGTAGAGATGAAATCCGGAAAAATAAATGGCGATGAGCCTCCTGCAGAAGTTGCAGAATTAATGAAACAGTTCGATGTGGTCTTTTGTCCGACTGCAAAATCACTTACTCATACAAACGCAAGAAGAACTGCTTCTGCCAAAGGCGTCAGAGTTGCAACATTTCCCGGAATTACTAAAGAAGTTATGATTCGCGGAATGAATGCAAACTATAAAAATATAGCAGCACTCTCAATTAAGTTGAAAGAAATTCTTGAGAAGGGAAAGTTGATCAGAGTAACTGCACCAGCCGGAACTGATATTTCATTTTCGATTGAAGGAAGAACTGCTTATGCAAGTAAAGGATTATTTCATGCAAAAGGTGAAAGCGGAAATCTTCCAACAGGCGAAACATTTCTAGCTCCTGTTGAAGGCACTGCAAATGGTGTTTTCGTTGTTGATGGCTCGATGGCTGGTTTAGGGTTAATCAAAAATGCAAACATTAGAATTGAAGTTGAAAATGGTTATGCTACAAAAATATCAGGTGGAACTTTAGCACGAAGACTTAAACAACAGCTTGATGCTGTTGGTAGGGAAGCATATAACATTGCCGAGTTTGGAATAGGTACTAATGACTCTGCAAAACTCAGTGGTGTTTTACTCGAAGATGAAAAAGTAATGGGAACAATTCATATCGCGTTGGGCAACAATGTTTCTATGGGAGGAAATGTTAATGTTCCTATTCATTTAGATGGCGTTGTTAAAAAACCAACTGTTTGGCTTGATGATAAATTGTTAATGAAAGATGGGAAACTCCTAATAAAATGA
- the def gene encoding peptide deformylase, translating into MSILPITVCGDKILRKKASKVTEIDDKIVAIIADMFETMRNANGIGLAANQIGVNRQIFVVDISPVEGYEKYKPIAMINPKIISKSDETSSFEEGCLSIPDLRADIIRPKGIQISFLDTKMKEHLIEADDLLARVIQHEFDHLQGVLFIDYLDDESKKRYKRHLDKIRKRKLEVQYPISNSSDYLLIK; encoded by the coding sequence ATGTCAATACTCCCTATTACAGTTTGTGGTGACAAAATACTCAGAAAGAAAGCATCCAAAGTAACCGAGATCGATGACAAAATTGTTGCAATAATTGCTGATATGTTTGAGACTATGCGTAACGCCAACGGAATCGGTTTGGCAGCTAATCAGATTGGAGTTAATCGGCAGATTTTTGTTGTTGACATTTCTCCTGTTGAAGGTTATGAAAAGTATAAACCAATTGCAATGATAAATCCTAAAATAATTTCTAAGTCAGATGAAACATCTTCATTTGAAGAAGGTTGTTTAAGTATTCCTGATCTTCGGGCGGACATAATCAGACCAAAAGGAATTCAGATTTCATTTCTCGATACTAAGATGAAAGAACATCTTATTGAAGCTGATGATCTGCTTGCTCGTGTTATTCAGCATGAATTCGATCACCTTCAGGGAGTTTTGTTTATTGATTATCTTGATGACGAAAGCAAAAAGCGATATAAAAGACATCTTGATAAAATCAGAAAAAGAAAACTTGAAGTTCAATATCCAATCAGCAATTCTTCAGATTATCTTTTAATCAAATAG